One genomic region from Neisseria weaveri encodes:
- a CDS encoding beta-class carbonic anhydrase, with the protein MSELDKILAFNREFVDSGEYAQFFSNKYPEKELAILSCMDARMVELLPRALGLKNGDAKLIKNAGALVTHPWGSVMRSLLVAVFELKVKEIMVIAHHDCGMRGLNPEKFLKRTHEHGIPDDRVVTLRNAGIDLDGWLTGFDNVEDSVRHTVSIIRRHPLMPAEIAVHGLVIHPATGKLTVVVDGKTECAVAPQ; encoded by the coding sequence GTGAGCGAGTTGGACAAAATATTGGCGTTTAACCGGGAGTTTGTCGATTCCGGCGAATATGCCCAGTTCTTCAGCAACAAATATCCAGAAAAAGAATTGGCTATTTTGTCGTGCATGGATGCGCGTATGGTGGAATTGCTGCCTAGGGCTTTGGGTTTGAAAAACGGTGATGCCAAGCTGATCAAGAATGCCGGTGCGTTGGTAACGCATCCTTGGGGTTCGGTAATGCGCAGCTTGTTGGTGGCGGTATTCGAGCTGAAAGTAAAAGAAATTATGGTGATTGCGCACCATGACTGCGGTATGCGCGGTTTGAATCCGGAAAAGTTTTTGAAGCGCACGCACGAGCACGGCATTCCCGATGACAGGGTGGTGACTTTGCGTAACGCCGGTATCGATTTGGACGGTTGGCTGACCGGTTTCGATAACGTGGAAGACAGTGTGCGCCATACGGTGAGCATTATCCGCCGCCATCCGTTGATGCCTGCCGAGATTGCGGTACACGGTTTGGTGATTCATCCCGCTACCGGAAAATTGACGGTTGTGGTGGACGGTAAAACGGAATGTGCGGTTGCGCCGCAGTAA
- the hpaC gene encoding 4-hydroxyphenylacetate 3-monooxygenase, reductase component: MTDTLPENLQQQFRNAMASCAAGVHVITTDGAAGRYGITMTAVAPVTDEPPTVMLCINRKSAIIPVLEENQALCINVLSAKQQDVAEHFAGITKLSPEERFEYHIWHRGRLGQLQVEGALAHLHGQVVAQHEVGTHRVFYVEMNEIHVCAQVDNPALLYFRRRFRDLA, from the coding sequence ATGACCGACACACTACCTGAAAATTTGCAGCAGCAGTTCCGTAATGCTATGGCTTCGTGTGCCGCAGGCGTTCATGTGATTACGACTGACGGCGCGGCAGGGCGCTACGGAATTACCATGACGGCGGTGGCGCCGGTAACTGACGAGCCTCCAACGGTTATGTTGTGCATTAACAGGAAGTCGGCCATTATTCCGGTTTTGGAAGAAAATCAGGCTTTGTGTATTAATGTTTTGTCAGCCAAGCAGCAAGATGTGGCGGAACATTTTGCCGGGATTACTAAGCTCTCGCCGGAAGAGCGTTTTGAGTATCATATTTGGCACCGCGGCCGCTTGGGGCAGCTGCAGGTTGAAGGCGCATTGGCGCATCTGCACGGTCAGGTTGTGGCGCAACACGAAGTCGGAACGCATAGGGTATTCTATGTGGAAATGAATGAAATCCACGTGTGCGCCCAAGTGGATAATCCGGCGCTACTGTATTTTAGAAGAAGGTTTCGGGATTTGGCCTGA
- the hpaR gene encoding homoprotocatechuate degradation operon regulator HpaR yields the protein MSIHSKHASINISLIQAREALMVQFRPILNNAGITEQQWRIIRLLAENGTLDFQDLAAQACILRPSLTGILTRLEKTGLVVRLKPSNDQRRVYLKLTGDGEKLHGSIRAEVDERYDAIEGVFSKDKLHKLQELLAELAGIGQRLDPEAY from the coding sequence ATGAGTATCCATTCCAAACATGCATCTATTAATATTAGTTTGATTCAAGCCCGCGAAGCTTTGATGGTACAATTCAGGCCGATTCTGAATAATGCCGGTATTACCGAGCAGCAATGGCGTATTATCCGTCTGCTGGCAGAAAACGGGACATTGGATTTTCAGGATTTGGCAGCTCAAGCCTGTATTCTGCGTCCCAGTCTGACCGGTATTCTGACCAGATTGGAAAAAACGGGATTGGTTGTCCGTTTGAAACCTTCAAACGACCAACGCCGCGTGTATTTAAAGCTGACCGGAGATGGTGAAAAGCTGCACGGCAGCATCCGTGCGGAAGTTGACGAGCGCTATGATGCGATTGAAGGTGTTTTTTCGAAAGACAAATTGCACAAGTTGCAGGAATTGCTGGCCGAGTTGGCGGGTATCGGTCAACGGCTCGATCCTGAAGCTTATTAG
- a CDS encoding NUDIX hydrolase — MNPQPSFRLLTQEELDRLWAVVQEQFVFDSTGWTPLWLNGIRLGLLDDRWRDLLMQDWTGRLKNNEQGLFLETDGWLEMADSLQSITQNWHRLGLFGGWRNEKFDVEDHDGNILFSLERSAFRPLGLCSKAVHVNGLTEENGEWKFWIGRRSRFKAVDPDKLDNLVGGGVADGESILAAMHREAWEEAGLSENILPTTENCSRRMSVRKVSRGLHMEKLYIFDIVLPERNKPDNQDGEVSEFFLMGLDEVVEAMTSRLFMNDAMLATLDLLERLGVLGYCHNLSKWLKSTSV; from the coding sequence TTTTGACGCAGGAAGAACTAGACCGGCTGTGGGCTGTGGTACAGGAGCAGTTTGTGTTCGACAGCACGGGCTGGACGCCCTTGTGGTTGAACGGCATACGTTTGGGTTTGCTTGATGACCGATGGCGAGACCTATTGATGCAGGATTGGACAGGCCGTCTGAAAAATAACGAACAAGGTTTGTTTTTGGAAACGGACGGTTGGTTGGAAATGGCCGACAGTTTGCAAAGCATAACGCAAAATTGGCATAGATTGGGTTTGTTTGGCGGATGGAGAAATGAAAAATTCGATGTCGAAGATCACGACGGCAATATTTTATTCAGTTTGGAACGCTCGGCCTTCCGCCCTTTGGGTCTCTGCAGTAAAGCCGTACATGTTAACGGTTTGACGGAAGAAAACGGAGAGTGGAAGTTTTGGATCGGCCGCCGCAGCCGTTTTAAAGCGGTGGATCCCGACAAGCTTGATAATTTGGTCGGAGGCGGTGTGGCAGACGGCGAAAGCATTTTGGCAGCTATGCACAGAGAGGCTTGGGAAGAGGCGGGATTGTCGGAAAATATCTTGCCGACTACCGAAAATTGTAGCCGGAGAATGAGTGTTCGTAAGGTCTCACGCGGATTGCATATGGAAAAACTGTACATTTTTGATATAGTGTTGCCAGAAAGAAACAAACCTGATAATCAAGATGGTGAAGTTTCTGAGTTTTTCCTAATGGGCTTAGATGAAGTGGTTGAAGCGATGACAAGCCGTTTGTTTATGAATGATGCCATGCTGGCAACCCTTGATTTGCTTGAAAGGCTCGGTGTTTTAGGATATTGTCATAATTTATCGAAATGGTTGAAATCGACTTCTGTTTAA